A DNA window from Engraulis encrasicolus isolate BLACKSEA-1 chromosome 3, IST_EnEncr_1.0, whole genome shotgun sequence contains the following coding sequences:
- the kgd4 gene encoding 28S ribosomal protein S36, mitochondrial isoform X1 encodes MGGKVSGKMAAAGRVVQAVRPHAPLIKFPNRKGQPRPNVAEALKMVLASPPTAAAASPSMAASPPPPVLPPPRPPPGPVSRLPGVPDTIATVRDLPQRYRRRVLADEEMEFIQRGGPE; translated from the exons ATGGGAGGTAAAGTTAGTGGCAAGATGGCTGCCGCCGGACGGGTCGTTCAG GCCGTGAGACCACATGCGCCTTTAATAAAGTTTCCCAATCGAAAAGGCCAGCCAAGACCAAACG TAGCAGAAGCTCTGAAAATGGTACTAGCCAGTCCTCCCACCGCAGCAGCAGCTTCTCCCAGCATGGCAGCATCGCCACCGCCACCAGTCCTACCACCGCCGAGACCGCCACCCGGACCGGTCAGCCGGCTACCCGGAGTCCCAGACACTATCGCTACCGTTAGAGATTTACCACAGAGGTATCGCCGGAGGGTGCTTGCAGACGAAGAGATGGAATTCATTCAG CGTGGCGGACCAGAGTGA
- the cenph gene encoding centromere protein H — protein MDEDGLSPNRSGALGVSLAAASIADKNAAVNLVRIKEAMSNQCFEMSVQANLVNTRLVDDCEDVSKYEESLENRRTEQFNKTMALNRMLVWRAITSKLTRDDEGSMEMKMLAQHSLSCFARIQKLQEESRELQDQITEVQKERHEMKVLIKKAMEEITELREARAGQGEVDKASLEKVDTVVQKHRKFLALSHNILRGIVCATKINWVDDPELADLMMGSESMTN, from the exons ATGGACGAAGATGGACTTTCGCCGAACAGAAGTGGAGCACTAGGTGTGTCCTTAGCTGCTGCTTCAATCGCGGATAAAAATGCAGCTGTCAATCTAGTAAG GATAAAGGAGGCCATGTCAAACCAGTGTTTTGAGATGTCAGTACAAGCCAACTTGG TAAACACGAGGCTGGTTGATGATTGTGAGGATGT GTCAAAATATGAAGAGAGTCTGGAAAACAGAAGAACAGAACAATTCAACAAAACAATGGCCTTGAACAG GATGCTTGTCTGGAGAGCCATCACGTCCAAACTAACCCGGGATGATGAAGGCTCAAT GGAAATGAAGATGCTGGCTCAACACAGTCTCAGCTGTTTTGCCAGAATACAGAAActgcaggaa GAATCGCGTGAACTTCAGGACCAAATCACAGAAGTGCAAAAAGAGAGACATG AAATGAAAGTGTTGATCAAGAAGGCAATGGAGGAGATAACCGAGCTGAGGGAGGCCAGGGCTGGCCAGGGAGAGGTGGACAAAGCCAGTCTGGAGAAAGTGGACACCGTGGTGCAGAAACACCGCAAGTTCCTCGCCCTGTCCCACAACATTCTCAGG GGCATAGTCTGCGCCACCAAGATAAACTGGGTGGATGATCCAGAGTTGGCTGACCTAATGATGGGATCAGAGAGCATGACAAACTGA
- the dimt1l gene encoding probable dimethyladenosine transferase yields MPKVKAEKKSRQHQEVKSQGIMFNTGIGQHILKNPLVVNGIIEKAALRPTDVILEVGPGTGNMTVKLLEKAKKVVACEMDTRMVAELQKRVQCTPLQTKLQILIGDVLKTELPFFDVCVANLPYQISSPFVFKLLLHRPFFRCAVLMFQREFAMRLVAKPGDKLYCRLSINTQLLSRVDHLMKVGKNNFRPPPKVESSVVRIEPKNPPPPINFQEWDGLVRIAFVRKNKTLSAAFKSAAVEQLLEKNYKIHCSVHNIDVPQDFSIAAKIESVLQEAGFSEKRARSMDIDDFMVLLHAFNSAGIHFS; encoded by the exons ATGCCTAAAGTAAAAGCAGAGAAAAAATCCCGACAACACCAGGAGGTGAAAAGTCAAG GTATTATGTTCAATACTGGTATTGGCCAACACATCTTGAAAAACCCTCTGGTTGTCAACGGTATTATCGAGAAG GCAGCTCTCAGACCGACAGATGTGATACTGGAAGTTGGGCCTGGAACTGGTAACATGACAGTCAAACTCCTAGAGAAAGCAAAGAAG GTTGTAGCCTGTGAAATGGACACAAGAATGGTTGCAGAACTTCAAAAGAGAGTACAGTGCAC accactgcaaacaaagttaCAGATCCTTATTGGAGACGTGTTGAAGACTGAACTGCCATTTTTTGACGTCTGTGTTGCCAACTTGCCTTATCAG ATCTCTTCACCGTTCGTGTTCAAGTTACTGCTTCACCGGCCATTCTTTAG GTGTGCAGTGCTGATGTTCCAGAGGGAGTTTGCCATGCGACTAGTGGCAAAACCAGGTGACAAGCTGTACTGCAGGCTCTCCATTAACACACAGCTGCTCTCACGTGTGGACCATCTCATGAAG GTGGGAAAGAACAACTTCCGTCCACCTCCTAAAGTAGAATCCAGTGTGGTTCGCATTGAGCCAAAGAACCCTCCACCTCCAATTAACTTCCAG gAGTGGGATGGTTTGGTAAGAATCGCGTTTGTGAGGAAAAACAAGACACTCAGCGCTGCATTCAA ATCTGCAGCAGTGGAACAGCTTCTGGAGAAGAATTACAAAATTCACTGTTCTGTGCACAACATT gatGTCCCACAGGACTTCAGTATTGCAGCCAAAATTGAGAGCGTTCTTCAAGAGGCAGGGTTCAGTGAGAAGCGAGCTCGCTCCATGGACATAGACGACTTCATGGT ACTTCTTCATGCCTTCAACTCTGCTGGGATCCACTTCTCGTAA
- the kgd4 gene encoding 28S ribosomal protein S36, mitochondrial isoform X2, with translation MGGKVSGKMAAAGRVVQAVRPHAPLIKFPNRKGQPRPNAEALKMVLASPPTAAAASPSMAASPPPPVLPPPRPPPGPVSRLPGVPDTIATVRDLPQRYRRRVLADEEMEFIQRGGPE, from the exons ATGGGAGGTAAAGTTAGTGGCAAGATGGCTGCCGCCGGACGGGTCGTTCAG GCCGTGAGACCACATGCGCCTTTAATAAAGTTTCCCAATCGAAAAGGCCAGCCAAGACCAAACG CAGAAGCTCTGAAAATGGTACTAGCCAGTCCTCCCACCGCAGCAGCAGCTTCTCCCAGCATGGCAGCATCGCCACCGCCACCAGTCCTACCACCGCCGAGACCGCCACCCGGACCGGTCAGCCGGCTACCCGGAGTCCCAGACACTATCGCTACCGTTAGAGATTTACCACAGAGGTATCGCCGGAGGGTGCTTGCAGACGAAGAGATGGAATTCATTCAG CGTGGCGGACCAGAGTGA